The nucleotide sequence cctgtaaaaatcagacctacaggccaacagaatctaactaaaaattttaaaaaattgagcTGCGGGACTGTAGATAAGgcagttcagcgtgaagactggGTGTAAGCAGAAATCTTTGTCAGAATATCAATCAAAATCATGTGTGCTGTAACATAGAAATAATAAATACTATCATCAAATGTCgtaaaagtaaaaatatcattttaatagAAATGAGACCAAACAAAAAAATGAAGACATTACATATATATAGATAACAACAAAGTTAAGGTAGACGGACGAACTggctataaaatatataatttgcagcAATGGGTATAAACAAGCAAAGTCAGAATAGTCTACGACTAGTGATTTGTCAATAATACTGTATACCATCATATCAGAAGTATGAAACAACGAAAAAAATGACGTCAGCATATTTCTGTTCAATAGAAATACCCATTCCAATATTATTTACTTGCTaataaattttgtgattttttttaaaaataaatttcaaaacataagCCTTGAGCAAACGTTATCCACAGataatttttttagatttttctttCATGTTGTTAACCATTAATCGACTTGTAGACGTAAACAATCTGCATTTATGATATATATTCAAACTCAATTCGTGGCATCAATGTGTTTACTTTATACATATCAAATGAATTCTATAGATTGTAAAACAATAAGAATTAAGTTGCCCAAAAGTAAATGTTGTGTAGCCGAAAGACATCTACACAGgaacaaacatatttgtttttcctttcaTCTTTAAAGAAATCGTATACTTTCATCATATTTTCCCTTTTCTGACATCCATTATTATATAATCTGACAAATGAAGCAAATGAAATTTTCTAACAGAAGCGCTCTACCATGGAAAGCAGAGGCTTAAGAGCGAATTAGTTGTCCTTGAAAATAATTCAGTACTACAACATAACATTTCAATGTGTCAGTTAAATCTTAACAATACagatttacatttacatgtttatacgtatattaaaaatagaaaaagagaaaTATCACAGACTTTTGGTTTAGAAAGACATGTTTGTTTTATGAACAGTTAGTTGTCATTAGAGCATAGCAGCCATCATCAATTAGTTTGTCTAACGGAGAAGACACGATAACGACCAAGAGGTTGTGAAGTGTATTTGACAAATGTTTGTGGCAGTGTTGCCCGACGTATAAGACTGTGTGGTGATGCCATTTGAATCGCCGGTCTGACCTGTGGAACTTGTAGTCTGTATCTCGGAGTCCCAACCATTTGTATAGCTTGGCCGGTTGGGCGAGTGTGTATAACGGTTGGTTTCTGAAAATTTAGCCGATCGATTTTAGCCTGGTACCGTTCGCGTTCTGCTTTTGGTTTTGAGGAGTTAGGTGAGATATTTTGTGCCTTATTAACGCCAACGTAACACTTTGCCCTCTCTCTTGCATGAAGGAATGGtaacaattgttttctgtttataaGAGAGTACATGGAATTGTAACTTGTGCCTCTAGCCAGCGACCTAAATTGATCAGCCAAAACCCAGTTATTGAGAACGCTTGCAGGGTTACGTATCTCAGTTTTCTCGTCGTTTATTATCAATTCCTTCCTTGCGTGTTGTTCAAATATTGTGGACAACTGTTCAAATATTTCATCTGAAAACATCTCCTCGTCATCTGGCTCGGTCGGACTTGGTTCTAAAACGTCCTGTAGAGAATCTACTTCCAAAAGGGGCAAATCTTTATCGGCAATCTGGAAATAAAGATAAGAATTCGTTTTGATATTTGATGttgcaaaataaaatatctaaatatacacGACATCTGCAGCTGTATTTGAAGCAGTCAGTGACAAAGTTCCAAATTATATCATTGAATTTAAAATCAACGTAATTCAgtattgaaaaattcaaagaatCGGCAATGGGGAGTACAGTGCATAGACAAAAGTATTGTCATCTTTACTGAAactttttcattataatatatttcataaaaaaatcacaaaaaatatttttaaggatGTAtccttctgacttttcagtctcgttcagtctcgttgaaatctcgttcttgaattatttccaaaacatgtgatacaagtggaaaatatcaatgaaatttaaaaatatcataatcaaacataactatgtgaaaaaattgtgtattttacaatgaatggtttttgagtaatccagttttcaaattttacgaccaatcaagtcagtattttagccaaaattttgagaaaatgggtgagggatacaaaaaatgattttacaagaattatGTAtatatcccatatcattttggtcttttcaaatttcttagatatgtattttttcaatcatttaataacaaaaaagttgaaataatatgcattttgttcttaaactgagaaaaatcacaaaaatacaaaattgacagcatggtaaattttacacaaaaaagcgtcaaaatatgataaaaaaagttttaagtaaaatttatttagattggtccacttcatctttacagaaagtatgaaaaaaagtttaattgtggaactgtgatttttttcacgataatagcccaaaaataggtaaaaatcgatgaaaaatgggaaaatcatcaaaattgggcattttcaaagggccgtagcaaaaaaaaaaatgaagtgcaCTACgaaatgattttttcttcaccaattattttgttacagtcttataaacccaaaaatcaggttaagaaaaaaagtttaattctagaatgTTTtagctcctcagaggtgtacatccttaaaggCGTTTGCAATTAGTTTTTTACAAACCAGGTTTGGAAAAAATGcgaaattatttaattttcattgtatTATTTGGcgatgtttttgttttctcttgaaGTAAACATTATTGAACATTAAATTAATCTTGCGATTAAATCATAAGAATATAACAATGGTTCAATACAAAATTCGAACCaactaaataattcaacaattCTCCTCTAGCAGGCAAAGTTGATTACAATATTTAATTTGACAAGAAACGACCCCACAAAGAAATTGTTTTTTGGAAAATcaagtttgttgttatttatgaaatgtaaagcgaacaagaatgtgtctatagtacacggatgccccactcgaactatcgtaggtggggcataaaaatcgtAAATGACTATTACTTGTACGTCCACTGTGCTGTATGTATCTGACAGATACAAAAGAGTTCACAatttacctattctgacatcggacttcttTCAAACCGAGTTTTATTGTCCGTATTGCtgtgtgtatgtttttttctacattagaTAGAGGTACaggggatggttgagatctcacaaataaTTTTTGCGCCTAttccaagccaggagcctctggcctttgttagtcttgtatggtttttaattttaattcatttatatgtttcggagtttagtgagacgtccattatcactgaattagtgcTTACAAACATGTTAAATTTTTCTCTGCCATATTTATGTGTCTGTCCATACGCAGGCGACTGTTGCCCAATGGCTGTCGCTGTTAACCGTCTGTTATAATTATTTTcgctatatatatgttatttatcttaattcaaacttttaatttttatttgaattgtttcactttTGTTATTTCAGCCCAGGGCCTTTAATATTTGAGTAAACGGTATCTATGGGTATACCTGTAGTTGTTCATTTCCTTGTAATTTCTGTCtcatatttgatacgtttcccttagttttagtttgtaacccggatttgttttttctctgtcgatttatgaattttgaacagcggtgtactactgttgcctttaactGGCAATCATATCGCCTTACCTTTTAAAAACTGATCTGTATTTATGAACAGAATGGCGAGATTTGCTCTGACATTTGCTGATGCACAGATCAttcataataatatataaataatattcacCTTATCAAGCAGTTCCTGTGAAAAATCGTTTTCATTGTCATTCACCTCATCTAGATTACTAACATCGCATTTCTCGTTTTCATATCCTTTTTCTGCGTCCATTACCGATTCACATGATGTATTGTTGTCTGTCTTATCGTCTGCTTTCAAATTATTTACCAAGTTTTCAAAGCTTTCTGATTGAACTGGAGCACCAGAGACACCAACTCTACGTTCTTTCTCAAGATATTGCAAATCAAAAAGAACTTCTGCCAATTTTTTGGAAACTACATCTCGTGAAAATTTCATGTCGTCTGCTGAATTTCCTGTAATGAGTCGCTTTACAATAGCACCAAAAGATTCTTTCAGGATTTCTTGCTGTCTTTGCCTTTTGCGTTCATATATCTctttaattttgtcttttgaGTCTAAAATGCTTTGATACAGAATCCTCCTGTAATACTGAAGCggatctttgttttgttttgacttAAGTTCCTCTTTCCTCTGCTTTGGCTTTtctaagatttttaattttgcatactCATTTGGCGAAACTTCGTAAAAGAATTTGAGCCAACGTTTTAGTTCATCGTCTTGTTCTAATGAAGAAAGGGACAGAAACCTGGCCATAGCTGGACAAGGAAGTCTATCTTCTTCTGCTAGGTCTATTTAAGggaaaaaataaagttatttaaGATTGATTTCAGACTTGTATTTAATTAGATTAGATCAGTCATCTTAACCACTATGAAAGCACTATATATAGACTGATACGTTCTGAATTGGATACTTTTCATAATAAAATGTGTACAACCGAATTCTTTAAGTCAAAGTTCAAAATAAGTGGATGAAAGCAATTTATAGGTAATCGTGTGTTTGTCTCTGAATTGAAAATGTCCATCTTAAAACAACAAACAGGAACGCAATATAGTTTTAAACCTAAGTGATGACTGagttatatataataaatgagTTTGAACTTACTATGTTATCCAGGGGAATACTCTAAAAAAATCTAATTCACGAGTGAAGCAATGAATGTTTTAACATTTTCGTTATATATGTTAgctgtaaaatggcgcaaatgtagttttctttttttttgggggggggggggggggggggggggggggggcggaaACGAAAGATTGGATTTTGTAAAGattggcgcaaatgcaatgcGCCCGAAAATGTTACGGGAAAAatttctctctagatttttcacaCATTGTCAATATTAATTTATgactcttaaaaaaaaaattccctaaCATTTTAAACGATTTTCAAACTATATGCAATAAattatgaaatgaaaagaaaGGAATTAGCGGGCATATTTTACTGACAAGTGTTCTtatgtgaaatataaaaaaaaaaacagttgtaaGTGACGCCAGAATACTATAATGTATTTACTATACCTGTTGAAAATTGATTTGAATGTTTGTTTTCATCTTTCATTGCGTTTTTGGCCCTTGTGAAGTATCTTAATTTATCTCTGTCTTCAAGATCTTCCCAAGCTTTACGCATCAAATTGTCAACTTCTTCTGTACATGAACCAGTATGAAGCTGCTGAAAATGGCGTCTGTGTTCACTGAAAATAAATTGCATTATAATATGGTTAAAATAAGAACCACGTGTCAACATTTTGTTTACAGGCACTATAAGCACATGATCTGTATTGTAATAAGATCACATTGgcaatttgaattgttttacatttttcatttcgggaccttttatagcttactatgcagtatggggtTTGTTCATTGTCGGAAAGCTGTACGGtcccctatagttgttaatttctgtgtcattcggtttcttgtggagagttgtctcatttgcaatcataccacatcttcttttttataagagtAAAATCGACGAATATCAGAACACATTTCCATGTATTTGCTATAAATGAAGctccagtcccactagaccacgatcgcaccacgctcaccgcgatctaaaataaattcagatcgtggtgaggtcgcaataggagcggcatgaaaatgtaaattttcgttgctttcacgtcctcattacgcttctacaacgatctcGCTATGGTTATACCACGTTcacaccgcgcttattctgcgacctcacttcGCTTATCAAGATCCTTCTACGCTTATCACGTTCGGTTCTCACTACGACAATACCACGAgctatccgattgcaacacgatcttaccaagcttctactgcgattataccacgttcttaccacgattatactacgttcattcctcgatcttactacgttctcagcaataacgtcaataTCGTGTTCCACATCATTACTGTTCCATTCCTTTTATTTCTGagtaatacgtagatttctcggaaacaatgcagtcatgccaccaaaatctactagaaaacgtgggcgtggtggtacggattgatgtagaggcagagggggCTCTAGTAGTAACGAATCCTTGGGttgaagtgataaaaagttgatCAGttctcggagcacaaaaatcatgctcgaaacatataatccagcattttgattggttgatttttgagtatgagtacaaaaactgactcgaaagttttatgacttcaaggcctgATCAACAGAGCTGTCgaaccgaccaatccaacctaaactacatcctattgctggtccataaagctcaaatgacgatatttcagtgaacgatagcagagatgacacatatgtatcaatagatataggaagatgtggtatgagtgtcaatgagacaactctcaatccaagtaacaatttataaaagtaaaccattataggccaaggtatggccttcaacacggagccttggctcacaccgaacaacaagctataaagggcccaacaattgctagtgtaaaacaattcaaacgggaaaaccaaaggtctaatctatataaaaaacaagaagcatggttgagccgttagagaaaatggacaataAGTCCtaataacatacaaacaaacaaaacctggaaagatttttaaatattatttatgtgaaaatgacaatggggaggatggtcgtagtatgaacgtagtcaggtcgtaagaggAGCATGATGAGGACGggaagggcgtgctagaatcgtactatcgtcgtgaacagcgtggtatagtcgtagtggaagcgtagtggaagcgtagtttgaTCGCAGTGAGATCGTGATGGTCTTATTgtggtcgtaataacgtcgctgtgagatcgtagtgcAGTCtttccgaatagaatcacgctttcgctacgctctcgctacaatggtacagcgacctttgcgatctaactacgatcttagtgcgctctcactacgctttcTCTACGATCTGCTTTCGCCACGACCCTACcatgattgttttgaacatgttcaaagttggtcacgctcatcacgatcttgaagacctcaccacgaccgtgatacgaccttactgcgatctacacgatcgtactacgatcatcaaaatttgcattttttgacagatcgtagtacgatcgtggcctagtgggactgcggtttTAAGGATATACACACTATGTGTGTACAAAATGCCGTTGTTCAATGAATGTGTCCTATAATTCAAGTGGCTGATTGCGCTGTTCGTCGACGTTAAAGCATAAAATCATCTTTGTAACTATCACTGAAAGGCATACactcttttgaaataaaaaaaaaaaaaaacacgggtTATCTGTAATTATAATGccaattttaaaagtttatgtatAACAAGAAATTTGAGCACTTTTAAAGTAAATTTCCGCGTAACGCTATATCAGATAGAGTTACTATGAAAACtgtatttttttcctgaaatacatgaatatagaaaattgataaaacaGCTAGTCTTACTTGTATTTCAAGTGTCTTATGAATTAATATACAAACCTCGACCACAGTATACATGCGTATTTTCCTACTcgattattttttaatagctgTTCATCTTCTGGAACGTTCTTTTTCTTCGTTTTCTCTGGTTTTGTTAACGGACTACACTGTTCAGTCTTTATTCTGAAAAACCGCATTGATTTCATttgcaaattaaaaaagaacGAATGGATGAAGTAAATCTTGATCCAAGTCAGGAATCCCGTTAGTAGTTGTCTTATCAACAGGCTATGTCATGTTTTAGTTGTTTATTGAGGAATTGGTGTAAATGAAAGATATTTCACATGCtctgaaatttatttatttaatactgTCTTTTTATTCGGTGATGTTTGTTATATAAAGTGTTATTGTAACAGTACTATTGACACCTGTCTTTGGTTGAATATCATATCTATGATAAGTGCCCACGAGTTGGGTTTTCGGTGTTTTAGGGGGTTGCTGTTCATTAGCGCTCTCATACTCACATCTTcattcaattataaaaatataaatgaatcaaGACTAAACGAAATATTCATGTGGATAAATTCCCCAATATAACGAAATTATACAATAGTTGAATCAAGTTATAATAATTAACAACAAAGATTTGATGTACTCGGGTCAGgtttacaagttttttttgtcaaattttcgtaCCCCTCGAGTCTTTCCATACGATACAGGTATtatatgagctgcgtcggatagaaatcgaccttatgcaagtgcaGGTATACAGATACATACATAAGACTTTGATCGATTTTGGAAAAATTAAGATATAAAAGATGCATTTTGGTACGTTTTAAAGGGTTGTCTTCTCATGAAAACCTTcttctggaacaattacagacttTCCGTAGAAATCATTTCAATCCAAAATAGGTTAACAGAGGTACAAAATAGGTTAACAGaggtatttattttcatttgcataaggtcgatttctattcGGCGCAGCTCATATGTTGCCCAATATGAAGAACTTATAGACGATTTCAACGGCTGATAAAAAGGTCACTTAATATTGCCTAACCTAAATGTCTAAATTCAAGTTCAAGTCAGCCTTTTccaaccattaaaaaaaaatcgcataTCTCAAAAAGGAGTTCCATAACCTataaatatttttagcttatttcaTCTACTAATTGCTTTCATCCTGCAATCAGTCaattattgtacaaataacaggtatacaaataaattttgCTTTATTTGTGTGCTAGTACAAATATTAAAGTCTCAAGTTTAGAGTTACCCGTTTCTTTGATGAGCAAGCGGTAATATGAATATATCTTTCTGGGTAACAGTTCATTTTGGTGTCCTCTTCGAGCTCCGCGTTTTAACTAAGTcgatttataaaaaacaaaaaccaatcgTAGGCAATGATTAAGAATACATGTATGATAACTTAAGCTCAAGTGCCACTGAGGTGTTGATTGCAggataaaatcaaaatatgtacATTTAAATTTTCGGAAAAATACTATTaatttgtactcgctacgaaaaaGAGAAAAACTCGACGATCCTCGATATTAGTCCTACTTCTAAAGCTCctacaaaatacatttaatattttccgacaatgtacatattaGTAGTTCATGTTTATTGGCCATGCAGTCGACGcgaaatgaagttttttttttaaatttccaaggATCTAAAATGtacttttgtttatcaaaatacaaTGAACTTTAGAATAgcatcaaaataacaataaaaaagaatACAGTATCCATAGTCTTACAAATTATCATTCAAGGGTAGTGTCAAAGTTAACAGACAACAGACTGATATAGCATTGAACACTAATTTAAAAGATGGCATTAGCTAACACTAAAAATTTCGGTCAGGTGGGTTACAATGATGGATCTATTATCTTTAAGcactgttttttaaataataccTTTCCAATTCCTCTGGGGTTTCCATTTCTGCCATACCAGGACCTTTTCCAACTGTAGAAGCATTGGCTACTCTATGACTTCTTCTCTTCACAGATGACTCTCCCACGTCGCTATATAAGAACCTCTTCCGTTTTGACCTTGCTTCATTTTTATGCGATGTGTTCCTGCCTTTGTTGCTCCTTGTCGTATTC is from Mytilus galloprovincialis chromosome 6, xbMytGall1.hap1.1, whole genome shotgun sequence and encodes:
- the LOC143078760 gene encoding uncharacterized protein LOC143078760, which gives rise to MTSKSSDTLISPKTRRFGIRKSPRFSEFENVRGNSENPKNEEKVRSYNITSNGLNNSFVHDNPSDNNTHATEDTIDKCIANTNHDNKIHRYVKPEKIPSPRQTVRRKISFDGSENLETVRNGELISDLVKEAEIPRRKKLRSEMTDDELWEGFPQNIRFKRLTPQKVALGKFTAEENGIATINGEADYINKSEAVDEMGFKSGLNTSTPVKSRAIINIFADFPKAVHENNTSSLMNLDINSSPKRHFPLTTPTKRSARLQERRESPSFRNDQDFLLKSFTKDLYTSNKQTKQKNKIYPKKPVLEANKDDVIQKPDTQNTNDNEAMKILYRDVISKEHQENNCETTTMKNEVVECETESTSIPEILQKSKEYWNTEKENIGNNLDSSLSSNDRIEELNNEINTETETGFSYPNDNNENTNTKANDDTNYSTNPQSYISASSHNLQDKYPDSKETPQISVQSSCESLRTDNPKSSYERAALKLRIRKLNDGAEVVYSGSKDDHAYVLNTTRSNKGRNTSHKNEARSKRKRFLYSDVGESSVKRRSHRVANASTVGKGPGMAEMETPEELERIKTEQCSPLTKPEKTKKKNVPEDEQLLKNNRVGKYACILWSSEHRRHFQQLHTGSCTEEVDNLMRKAWEDLEDRDKLRYFTRAKNAMKDENKHSNQFSTDLAEEDRLPCPAMARFLSLSSLEQDDELKRWLKFFYEVSPNEYAKLKILEKPKQRKEELKSKQNKDPLQYYRRILYQSILDSKDKIKEIYERKRQRQQEILKESFGAIVKRLITGNSADDMKFSRDVVSKKLAEVLFDLQYLEKERRVGVSGAPVQSESFENLVNNLKADDKTDNNTSCESVMDAEKGYENEKCDVSNLDEVNDNENDFSQELLDKIADKDLPLLEVDSLQDVLEPSPTEPDDEEMFSDEIFEQLSTIFEQHARKELIINDEKTEIRNPASVLNNWVLADQFRSLARGTSYNSMYSLINRKQLLPFLHARERAKCYVGVNKAQNISPNSSKPKAERERYQAKIDRLNFQKPTVIHTRPTGQAIQMVGTPRYRLQVPQVRPAIQMASPHSLIRRATLPQTFVKYTSQPLGRYRVFSVRQTN